From one Pecten maximus chromosome 8, xPecMax1.1, whole genome shotgun sequence genomic stretch:
- the LOC117333019 gene encoding uncharacterized protein LOC117333019 has translation MEVTLETSDSHDDDNTDEDNPITPTWRFNVFLDQIGQDIMDGDLARMKSLCVGGVFGQSALSKATTPVLFFKLLRDMDFLNIDNLTHLQAMLWHIGRKDLHERMVEFARECRKIPLHFFSPKEKPANGYTHVKFHVRGPNVSRQQMEHIRADVANLLCVKSQDVLLVGYSPSNSRILTFMVPEAAVGVLKTLTKEDKEMFATMKVDSIMIGDVTIPIEGRQVQMSTSDSERKAFTKIVQERDKLKSHLDRIQCRLVERNDELRKAKENEDLMRRSKDQAVITCLTLLYNHRPVTRIIDSLVSKSALVYFKHCLQQFQAKFPGEMDTIEILLEAKRIAVCKTERDIWNQYEHQRNLVIALQVNQLQMQQTVMMANSHGIHISRPPFAAMPVQEMSEAITVGVGVPASAAQPNVMPFGLQSLISAEAMIIIQAMEEISKIVNKQQKEFILGRLEIEDSKKKNFLEPNEQFLWKLFQMKPRNENALTFMLETIRLLDDRTLEAKVLQKNKEVQEACDESAAAGRQPSMTPQVKFNKGLPKRPVDPSVLKRLQSDPVKLMECLALLQGLADNVEV, from the exons ATGGAGGTTACATTAGAAACGTCTGACTCTCATGACGACGACAACACGGATGAGGATAATCCCATAACACCTACATGGAGATTCAACGTCTTTCTGGACCAAATCGGCCAAGATATCATGGACGGAGATCTAGCTAGAATGAAATCTCTCTGTGTGG GGGGTGTTTTCGGTCAATCAGCGTTAAGCAAAGCAACAACTCCAGTGTTGTTTTTCAAGTTGCTCAGGGACATGGATTTTCTaaacattgacaatcttacaCATCTACAAGCAATGTTATGGCATATTGGAAGGAAGGATCTCCATGAAAGAATGGTAGAATTCGCTCGGGAGTGCCGGAAGATACCGTTACATTTCTTTTCACCAAAAGAAAAACCAG CAAACGGGTATACGCATGTGAAATTCCATGTTCGAGGCCCTAATGTCAGCAGACAACAGATGGAACATATTCGAGCAGACGTGGCAAACCTGTTGTGTGTCAAAAGCCAAGACGTCCTTCTGGTCGGCTACAGTCCATCTAACAGTAGAATACTTACCTTCATGGTCCCTGAAGCTGCTGTCGGTGTTCTTAAAACCTTAACAAAAGAGGACAAGGAGATGTTTGCAACGATGAAGGTGGATAGCATCATGATAGGTGACGTCACCATACCAATAGAAG GAAGACAGGTTCAGATGTCAACATCAGATTCTGAGAGAAAAGCATTTACTAAAATCGTGCAAGAGAGAGACAAGCTCAAATCGCATCTCGATAGGATCCAATGCCGTCTGGTGGAGCGCAACGATGAACTCCGGAAAGCAAAGGAAAACGAAGACTTAATGCGAAGGAGTAAAGACCAAGCTGTGATAACCTGTTTAACACTACTGTACAACCACCGCCCAGTTACACGTATAATCGATTCCTTAGTGAGCAAGAGCGCCTTGGTGTACTTCAAACACTGTCTGCAGCAGTTCCAGGCAAAGTTTCCAGGAGAAATGGATACCATCGAGATACTGCTGGAAGCTAAGAGAATAGCTGTGTGCAAGACCGAAAGAGATATTTGGAATCAATATGAACACCAGCGAAACTTGGTAATTGCTTTGCAGGTGAATCAGCTTCAAATGCAGCAAACCGTAATGATGGCTAATAGCCATGGAATACATATCTCGCGTCCACCATTTGCTGCAATGCCGGTTCAAGAGATGTCAGAAGCAATTACAGTCGGTGTTGGTGTCCCAGCAAGTGCAGCACAGCCAAATGTGATGCCATTTGGCTTACAGTCACTGATATCAGCCGAAGCAATGATAA TAATACAAGCAATGGAGGAGATATCAAAAATtgtcaacaaacaacaaaaggaGTTTATTTTAGGGCGTTTGGAGATTGAAGACTCTAAGAAAAAGAATTTTCTGGAGCCCAATGAACAATTTCTCTGGAAGTTGTTTCAAATGAAGCCACGAAATGAGAATGCAT TGACCTTCATGTTGGAGACAATACGCCTTCTGGACGATCGGACTCTGGAAGCTAAGGTATTGCAAAAAAACAAGGAAGTCCAAGAGGCATGTGATGAGTCTGCGGCAGCAGGTCGACAGCCTTCGATGACCCCGCAGGTCAAATTCAACAAGGGGTTACCAAAACGTCCAGTAGATCCAAGCGTACTAAAACGCCTACAGAGTGACCCAGTCAAGCTAATGGAATGCTTAGCTTTGCTACAAGGTTTAGCAGACAATGTTGAGGTGTAA
- the LOC117332173 gene encoding phosphatase and actin regulator 4-A-like, which yields MLQSKLSVNPNTGSGIYNPRSIPVQEVAHLQSIPVQEVAHYQSIPVQEVAHSQSIPVQEVTHSQSIPVQEVTHSQSIPVQKVTHSQSIPVQEVAYSLSISDIIPDYPNTGSNTFSENPNTGSDTLPEYSSTGSDIFPEYPSTGSDTFPEYPCTGSDTFQEYSSAGSDIIPEYPRAGSNTFSENPNTGSNTFSENPKQEVTHSQSIPVQEVTYSQSTQYRK from the exons ATGCTACAAAGCAAATTAAGTGTAAACCCCAATACAGGAAGTGGCATATATAATCCCAGG AGTATCCCAGTGCAGGAAGTGGCACATTTACAGAGTATCCCTGTACAGGAAGTGGCACATTACCAGAGTATCCCTGTACAGGAAGTGGCACATTCCCAGAGTATCCCTGTACAGGAAGTGACACATTCCCAGAGTATCCCTGTACAGGAAGTGACACATTCCCAGAGTATCCCAGTACAGAAAGTGACACATTCACAGAGTATCCCAGTACAGGAAGTGGCATATTCCCTGAGTATCAGTGACATCATCCCTGATTATCCAAATACAGGAAGTAACACATTCTCAGAGAACCCCAATACGGGAAGTGACACATTGCCAGAGTATTCCAGTACAGGAAGTGACATATTCCCAGAGTATCCCAGTACAGGAAGTGACACATTCCCAGAGTATCCCTGTACAGGAAGTGACACATTCCAAGAGTATTCCAGTGCAGGAAGTGACATCATCCCTGAGTATCCAAGAGCAGGAAGTAACACATTCTCAGAGAACCCCAATACAGGAAGTAACACATTCTCAGAGAACCCAAAACAGGAAGTGACACATTCCCAGAGTATCCCTGTACAGGAAGTGACATATTCCCAGAGTACCCAGTACAGGAAGTGA